In Halorhabdus tiamatea SARL4B, a genomic segment contains:
- a CDS encoding ATPase, T2SS/T4P/T4SS family codes for MPELSAGSSAATFARAVGFETVLKLLDSEHGDACSCRPERDGDRLLVDASECDGDLAASSACRETVLRELATDPVTAVVVESDGLQHRYRHEAASLLSAIGRFLELLGADEEAIERRVVTEPLAVAGDLRERVDPIADVGVESGLVETAARLDDVSEILTPERGLTIGHYFVDHSIGDDVRLREVIDLDTGSRARVYARPNGVPRYVLDPVELALSESNRRTILDGYERIANGELAGDGAATYAIEAADTGAVDPQLASVLRKHTRGYGVLEDLFADPEVTDVYLTAPVARNPLRVVRGGESMTTNVSLSSDGAHAIASRIRRTSGRAFSRATPTVDAKATLDGEAELRVAGVTNPVSEGIAFAFRQQTGDRFTLPELVRNGTVTPEVAGFLSVAIESNAAALIAGTRGAGKTTLLGTLLYELTADTRTVVIEDTPELPVESLQSVGRDVQALRTGTGHGPEMTPAEALRTALRLGDGALVVGEIRGEEAPVLYEAMRVGANGNAVLGTIHGDGAGDVYERVVTDLGVDPSSFAVTDLVVTIQTVPTPQGRDRRVSRIEEVIYDGSDVWFEPLYETDGTAPRPTGRIDQGESRFVHELSGPAGAYADVRESIARRADRLETLAADGRTEPAEVASAYAGRSRSN; via the coding sequence ATGCCGGAACTGTCGGCCGGATCGTCGGCCGCTACGTTCGCCCGGGCAGTGGGCTTCGAGACGGTCCTGAAACTGCTGGACAGTGAGCACGGGGACGCGTGTTCGTGCCGACCGGAGAGAGACGGCGACCGATTGCTCGTCGACGCAAGCGAGTGCGACGGCGATCTCGCCGCTTCGTCAGCCTGTCGTGAAACGGTCCTGCGGGAACTCGCGACCGATCCGGTTACGGCGGTTGTCGTCGAGTCGGACGGCCTCCAACACCGGTATCGACACGAGGCGGCGTCGCTCCTCTCGGCGATCGGTCGGTTTCTCGAGCTCCTCGGAGCGGACGAAGAGGCCATCGAGCGCCGCGTCGTGACTGAGCCGCTCGCAGTCGCGGGGGACCTCCGTGAACGAGTCGATCCGATCGCGGACGTCGGCGTCGAATCTGGTCTCGTCGAGACCGCCGCTCGTCTCGATGACGTGTCCGAGATCCTGACACCAGAGCGTGGCCTCACGATCGGCCACTACTTCGTCGATCACTCGATCGGCGACGACGTCCGACTTCGGGAAGTCATCGACCTCGACACCGGCAGTCGGGCACGCGTCTACGCCCGCCCGAACGGCGTTCCACGGTACGTCCTCGACCCGGTCGAGCTTGCGCTCTCGGAATCTAATCGGCGAACGATCCTCGACGGCTACGAACGGATTGCGAACGGGGAGCTGGCCGGCGACGGGGCCGCGACCTATGCGATCGAAGCGGCGGATACCGGCGCAGTCGACCCACAGTTGGCGTCAGTCTTGCGAAAACATACGCGTGGCTACGGTGTTCTCGAGGACCTTTTCGCCGATCCGGAGGTCACCGACGTCTACCTCACGGCACCGGTGGCACGCAATCCACTCAGAGTGGTTCGCGGTGGGGAGTCCATGACGACGAATGTCTCTCTGAGTTCCGACGGGGCACACGCGATCGCGTCGCGGATCAGGCGCACGAGCGGGCGGGCGTTCTCGCGGGCGACGCCGACCGTCGACGCGAAAGCGACCCTCGACGGCGAGGCCGAATTACGCGTCGCTGGAGTAACCAATCCGGTCTCCGAGGGAATCGCCTTCGCGTTCAGACAGCAAACCGGGGATCGGTTCACGCTCCCGGAACTCGTCCGGAACGGGACCGTGACGCCGGAGGTCGCGGGATTTCTCTCAGTCGCGATCGAGTCGAACGCGGCGGCGCTCATCGCCGGAACCCGCGGGGCAGGCAAGACGACGCTGCTCGGGACGTTGTTGTACGAACTGACGGCGGACACCCGGACAGTCGTGATCGAGGACACACCGGAGCTACCGGTCGAGTCGTTGCAATCCGTGGGCCGTGACGTCCAGGCGCTTCGAACCGGGACGGGTCACGGGCCGGAGATGACCCCGGCGGAGGCTCTGCGTACGGCCCTTCGACTCGGTGACGGCGCGCTCGTGGTCGGCGAGATCCGTGGCGAGGAGGCACCGGTCCTCTACGAGGCGATGCGGGTCGGTGCGAACGGAAACGCCGTCCTCGGAACGATCCACGGCGACGGCGCGGGCGACGTCTACGAACGCGTCGTCACGGACCTCGGCGTCGACCCGTCGTCGTTCGCGGTGACTGATCTGGTGGTGACGATCCAGACAGTCCCGACGCCCCAGGGCCGTGACCGCCGGGTCTCCCGTATCGAGGAAGTGATCTACGACGGGAGCGACGTCTGGTTCGAACCGCTCTACGAAACTGATGGGACAGCGCCCCGACCGACCGGTCGGATCGACCAGGGCGAGAGTCGGTTCGTCCACGAGTTGTCCGGTCCAGCGGGGGCCTATGCGGACGTGCGAGAGTCGATCGCCAGGCGAGCCGACCGGCTGGAGACGCTCGCCGCGGACGGCCGAACCGAACCCGCAGAAGTCGCCAGCGCGTACGCCGGCCGGAGCCGATCGAACTGA
- a CDS encoding CARDB domain-containing protein, with product MTGPAAKENMEYLFVGTNFMTTDSYPVLEQHVEDVDVTVGHSPLSVEDTTDVTVTLELYDGSTTTATQTSDYDVDGAVSIENRTVVPSETGTANVSVTVNGKTDTATLDVRTPANVTRTDAQLDTSAILANSTATVTARFENDGGMPGSERLSVSADGETVAEETVFVSGYADTVETVAWSVNETGTYDVTLAERHLGTLAALDRDTVECKDVSAPATVTPGETYAVEATFENTADTPVSIPVSYRSGEQSTDKRVRVTPGESIHRVEFTAAEPTGRTVTHAVTVGNSTQRAKTTVRAPAQFELGDLDGPTEVTEGETITVTATVENVGDRAGSRNVSLSIDGHERVREAVRLDGGETRRVSLDVTVEGSDAVEYKVDTGDDSEAGSITIQTDETPTPSRSEESVDSSDGPRDDSGDGPRADSTSTPDTTNQATTTTTGPGFGIVVTVLAFLGGGVLLARQH from the coding sequence ATGACTGGCCCAGCCGCGAAAGAGAACATGGAGTACCTCTTCGTCGGGACCAATTTCATGACGACAGACAGCTATCCGGTCTTAGAGCAACACGTCGAGGACGTCGACGTCACGGTCGGACACTCGCCTCTCAGCGTCGAGGACACGACCGACGTCACGGTGACGCTGGAGTTGTACGACGGCTCGACCACCACGGCGACGCAGACGAGTGACTACGACGTCGACGGTGCTGTCTCGATCGAGAACAGGACCGTAGTCCCGTCCGAGACAGGGACGGCCAACGTCTCAGTCACCGTCAACGGAAAGACCGATACGGCGACGCTCGACGTTCGGACGCCCGCCAACGTCACGCGGACCGACGCACAGCTCGACACGTCGGCGATTCTCGCCAACAGCACGGCCACGGTCACCGCGAGGTTCGAAAACGACGGCGGGATGCCCGGAAGCGAGCGCCTCTCGGTCTCGGCCGACGGCGAGACAGTCGCCGAAGAGACCGTCTTCGTTTCCGGATACGCGGACACGGTGGAAACAGTCGCGTGGTCCGTAAACGAGACTGGAACGTACGACGTCACGCTTGCGGAGCGACATCTCGGCACCCTCGCGGCCCTCGATCGGGATACGGTCGAGTGCAAAGACGTGAGCGCACCGGCGACCGTCACGCCGGGCGAGACCTACGCTGTGGAGGCGACGTTCGAGAACACTGCCGACACACCCGTCTCAATCCCCGTTTCCTACCGTAGTGGCGAGCAGTCGACCGACAAGCGCGTTCGCGTCACGCCGGGTGAGTCGATCCACCGCGTCGAGTTCACGGCGGCGGAACCGACCGGCAGGACAGTGACACACGCCGTGACCGTCGGGAACTCGACCCAGCGTGCCAAAACGACGGTCCGTGCGCCAGCCCAGTTCGAACTGGGAGATCTCGATGGGCCGACGGAAGTCACCGAAGGTGAGACGATCACGGTCACGGCCACCGTCGAGAACGTCGGCGACCGTGCTGGCTCGAGGAACGTCTCGTTGTCCATCGACGGCCACGAGCGCGTTCGCGAGGCAGTACGTCTCGATGGTGGCGAGACCCGACGAGTCTCACTCGATGTGACCGTCGAGGGCTCGGACGCCGTCGAATACAAAGTCGATACCGGGGACGACTCGGAGGCCGGGTCGATAACTATCCAGACGGACGAGACGCCTACACCGTCCAGGTCGGAAGAATCGGTCGATAGCAGTGACGGACCTCGAGACGATAGTGGGGACGGACCTCGAGCTGATAGTACGAGCACACCCGACACGACGAACCAGGCAACAACGACGACTACGGGTCCCGGCTTCGGGATCGTCGTCACCGTATTGGCCTTCCTCGGCGGTGGAGTGTTACTCGCCCGCCAGCACTAG
- a CDS encoding MinD/ParA family ATP-binding protein: protein MIVAVAGGKGGVGKSTVALNLARELEAVVVDGDLSSADLPRGTGPDLHDVLAGRVEPLDAIEQFWNMELLPCGRTIHGARAADLRTFETVLERLDRTSGPVVVDCPVGLARDVGTEIASADVVVLVTNTDEAALENADRTRELAVTLDTPVGAVVLNKTDRTTYERVRTEIETRFNAPVTYIPERVAIQQAQEDWVPVRDALPDEDSAERFEDLADRLRDCRSQIERRRVR from the coding sequence ATGATCGTGGCAGTCGCGGGCGGGAAAGGTGGCGTCGGGAAGTCGACGGTCGCCCTCAATCTGGCACGGGAACTCGAGGCGGTCGTCGTCGACGGCGATCTCTCGAGTGCCGATCTCCCTCGTGGGACCGGCCCGGACTTACACGACGTGCTCGCGGGACGCGTCGAGCCACTGGATGCTATCGAGCAGTTCTGGAATATGGAGTTACTCCCCTGCGGCAGAACGATTCACGGAGCGCGGGCGGCCGACCTCCGGACGTTCGAAACAGTGCTCGAGAGACTCGATCGGACGTCCGGTCCAGTTGTCGTCGACTGCCCGGTCGGACTCGCACGCGACGTCGGCACGGAGATTGCGAGCGCGGATGTCGTGGTGCTCGTGACCAACACTGACGAAGCGGCACTCGAAAACGCCGATCGGACGCGAGAGCTCGCAGTGACACTCGATACACCGGTCGGGGCGGTCGTCCTCAACAAAACAGATCGCACCACGTACGAGCGCGTCCGGACGGAGATCGAAACACGGTTCAACGCACCCGTGACGTACATCCCCGAACGCGTGGCGATTCAGCAGGCACAGGAAGACTGGGTACCCGTTCGCGATGCGTTGCCCGACGAGGACTCCGCCGAACGATTCGAAGATCTCGCGGACCGGCTTCGGGACTGTCGCTCTCAGATAGAGCGCCGACGCGTTCGGTGA
- a CDS encoding DUF7125 family protein has translation MLAVAGTKGGCGKTTVAIGIAEAFARADVPSVVVDADRQLPNLHVIGDVDRDPTSGRVPDAEDPSTVAVESPREPTARLLPAPLPDEDVSVDAVLARLAESSRQTIVDCPSGAGPDAVDPLSAADRAIVVTTTSSHSIEAATATVDMASHLDVPVAGLVVNQSERVPPSLVEATDRPVLGTIPDRASPLTHPDTCDAYDHIAAELTNRWPVTDGTTVAADRQRTGLDALDAGLGGGIPHGSVVAVIAEPSSQAEQFLYALTDARGTLYLTVERSPSLVRDSIESAAVPTGDPTIRRLDPDEIYTEATGFLETIPDGANLVIDPIDAFERTDREQYRRFMNGLLEHVRETESVAFVHCLDSEEPPSLRPLTVHFSDLVFEFEASMSVAGMAQCVTVPKVRGEPVPAATIELDLIDESVIPSRLPSHSD, from the coding sequence ATGCTCGCAGTCGCAGGAACGAAGGGGGGCTGTGGAAAGACGACGGTGGCGATCGGCATCGCCGAGGCGTTCGCCCGGGCGGACGTCCCCTCCGTCGTCGTGGACGCCGACCGACAGTTACCGAACCTCCACGTCATCGGTGACGTCGATCGTGACCCGACGAGCGGTCGAGTCCCGGACGCCGAAGATCCATCGACAGTTGCGGTCGAGAGTCCCCGAGAACCGACCGCCAGGCTGCTTCCCGCACCACTGCCAGACGAGGACGTCTCCGTCGACGCGGTGCTCGCTCGCCTCGCTGAGAGTTCGAGACAGACGATCGTCGATTGTCCATCGGGGGCCGGCCCGGACGCCGTCGACCCGCTCTCGGCGGCCGATAGAGCGATCGTCGTCACGACGACGTCATCCCATAGCATCGAAGCCGCCACCGCGACGGTCGACATGGCGTCTCACCTCGACGTCCCCGTCGCCGGCCTGGTTGTGAACCAGTCCGAACGCGTCCCGCCGTCGCTGGTCGAGGCCACTGACCGACCGGTCCTGGGGACGATCCCCGACCGAGCGTCGCCACTCACACATCCAGATACCTGTGACGCTTACGACCACATCGCCGCGGAACTGACCAATCGCTGGCCAGTGACTGATGGAACGACAGTCGCGGCCGACCGCCAGCGAACAGGCCTCGATGCCCTGGATGCGGGACTCGGCGGGGGCATCCCACACGGGAGCGTCGTCGCGGTGATCGCCGAACCGTCGAGTCAAGCCGAGCAGTTTCTCTACGCGCTGACGGATGCTCGGGGAACGCTCTATCTCACGGTCGAACGATCGCCGTCGCTCGTCCGTGACTCGATCGAGTCGGCCGCCGTACCCACCGGGGATCCGACGATCCGCCGGCTCGATCCCGATGAGATCTATACCGAAGCGACTGGCTTTCTCGAGACGATACCCGACGGAGCAAACCTCGTCATCGACCCGATCGACGCCTTCGAACGGACTGATCGCGAGCAATATCGGCGCTTCATGAACGGGCTTCTCGAACACGTGCGCGAGACTGAGTCAGTCGCGTTCGTCCACTGTCTCGATAGCGAGGAGCCACCGTCCCTCAGACCCCTGACAGTCCATTTTTCGGATCTCGTCTTCGAGTTTGAGGCATCGATGAGTGTCGCCGGAATGGCCCAGTGTGTCACCGTCCCGAAGGTCCGAGGGGAGCCGGTTCCTGCAGCGACGATCGAACTCGATCTGATCGACGAGTCAGTCATCCCGAGTCGGTTGCCCTCCCACAGTGACTGA
- a CDS encoding valine--tRNA ligase, producing the protein MSTEHQTDDEPTDESTAEPSLEGTYDPRETEPRWQDYWVENDVFAYEESETPDADTRFTIDTPPPTVSGSLHMGHLYQFTLQDFVARFRRMTDDTVYFPFGYDDNGIASERLTERELGIRHSNFERREFQEKTRDVCADYEAAFTSDVQSLAISVDWDNTYKTIEPRVQRISQLSFLDLYEQGKEYRQRAPTIWCPDCETAISQVEQEDTDKHTKFNDIEFPLVEDGNGEAGDDESLTISTTRPELLPACVSIFIHPEDDENAHLVGGTAEVPIFGQEVPIIEDDRVDLETGSGVVMSCTFGDQTDIEWYQAYDLPLRIAIDESGTMTEKAGDYEGLSTQEARKEIIDDLDDAGYLLESRDHHHTVQVHERCETEVEYLVTEQWYVDILDSTDEYLDAGREMDWYPEKMFTRYKHWIEGLEWDWCISRQRDSGIPFPVWYCEDCGEPVFADREDVPVDPLSDDPPVETCPECGGSDFEPESDVFDTWATSSLTPLINAGWDWDADAEAFEFANPELYPMNLRPQGHDIISFWLFHTIVKTYEHTGEVPFETVMVNGMVLDENREAMSKSKGNVVSPEAVLEDFPVDATRYWAAGTSIGDDFPFKENDLEAGERLLQKLWNASKLVDQLAPESDYDEPDDLAAIDEWLLAKLDGVVESLTEKLDAYEFSKARNELRTFFWSTFCDDYLEIAKQRDDESAAYTLVTAHRTFLKLFAPFLPHVVEEIWQAKYAKADGATSIHVTDWPEVRGYDADLAAGETAMATIAALRGYKTTHDMALNADLDRVEVYGDVTGFESAIQQAMHVETLDVVEDDPEISTEIVDIDLDYATVGPKYGDEVGDIEGALATGEYELDGDVLHAGDVTLEADEFEVREEHTYAGEGELVETDDVAIVVQA; encoded by the coding sequence ATGAGTACGGAACACCAGACTGACGACGAGCCGACCGACGAATCGACAGCCGAGCCGTCTCTCGAGGGAACGTACGACCCCCGAGAGACCGAACCCAGATGGCAGGACTACTGGGTCGAGAACGACGTCTTCGCCTACGAGGAGAGCGAGACGCCCGACGCCGACACGCGCTTCACCATCGACACGCCGCCACCGACCGTCTCGGGCAGCCTCCACATGGGCCACCTCTATCAGTTCACGCTCCAGGACTTCGTCGCCCGATTCCGGCGGATGACCGACGACACCGTCTACTTCCCCTTCGGCTACGACGACAACGGCATCGCCTCCGAGCGACTCACCGAGCGCGAACTCGGCATCCGCCACAGCAACTTCGAGCGCCGCGAGTTCCAGGAGAAGACTCGCGACGTCTGTGCCGACTACGAGGCCGCCTTCACCAGCGACGTCCAGTCGCTCGCAATCTCCGTCGACTGGGATAACACGTACAAGACGATCGAACCCCGCGTCCAGCGCATCTCTCAGTTGTCCTTCCTGGATCTCTACGAGCAGGGCAAGGAGTACCGACAGCGCGCGCCGACGATCTGGTGTCCCGACTGTGAGACGGCCATCTCACAGGTCGAACAGGAGGACACGGACAAGCACACGAAATTCAACGACATCGAGTTCCCGCTGGTCGAAGACGGAAACGGCGAGGCCGGTGACGACGAGTCGTTGACCATTTCGACGACTCGCCCGGAACTCCTGCCCGCCTGCGTCTCGATCTTCATCCACCCAGAGGACGACGAGAACGCCCATCTCGTCGGCGGGACCGCCGAAGTCCCGATCTTCGGCCAGGAAGTTCCGATCATCGAGGACGACCGTGTCGACTTAGAGACCGGCAGCGGCGTGGTGATGTCGTGTACGTTCGGCGACCAGACCGACATCGAGTGGTACCAGGCCTACGATCTCCCGCTGCGGATCGCCATCGACGAGTCCGGCACGATGACCGAGAAGGCCGGCGACTACGAGGGGCTCAGCACACAGGAGGCCCGCAAGGAGATCATCGATGACCTCGACGATGCTGGGTATCTCCTCGAGAGTCGCGACCACCACCACACGGTGCAGGTCCACGAGCGGTGTGAGACCGAAGTCGAGTATCTCGTGACCGAACAGTGGTACGTCGACATCCTCGACTCCACTGACGAATACCTTGACGCCGGCCGGGAGATGGACTGGTACCCCGAGAAGATGTTCACCCGATACAAACACTGGATCGAAGGCCTCGAGTGGGACTGGTGTATCTCCCGCCAACGGGACTCGGGGATCCCGTTCCCGGTGTGGTACTGCGAGGACTGTGGCGAACCCGTCTTCGCCGACCGCGAGGACGTGCCGGTCGACCCCCTCAGCGACGACCCGCCCGTCGAGACCTGTCCGGAGTGTGGCGGTTCGGACTTCGAGCCGGAAAGTGACGTCTTCGACACCTGGGCGACCTCCTCGCTGACGCCCCTGATCAACGCCGGCTGGGACTGGGATGCGGACGCGGAAGCGTTCGAATTCGCGAACCCGGAACTCTATCCGATGAACCTCCGGCCCCAGGGTCACGACATCATCTCCTTCTGGCTGTTCCATACGATCGTCAAGACCTACGAGCACACCGGCGAGGTCCCCTTCGAGACGGTGATGGTCAACGGGATGGTCCTCGACGAGAACCGCGAGGCGATGTCGAAATCGAAGGGCAACGTCGTCAGCCCGGAGGCAGTCCTCGAGGATTTCCCCGTCGACGCCACCCGGTACTGGGCTGCCGGGACGTCGATCGGCGACGACTTCCCGTTCAAGGAGAACGACCTCGAAGCCGGCGAGCGCCTGCTCCAGAAGCTCTGGAACGCCTCGAAACTCGTCGATCAGCTCGCACCCGAAAGCGACTACGACGAGCCCGACGACCTCGCCGCGATCGACGAGTGGCTGCTGGCGAAACTCGACGGCGTCGTCGAGAGTCTGACCGAGAAACTCGACGCCTACGAGTTCTCGAAGGCCCGCAACGAGCTCCGGACGTTCTTCTGGTCGACGTTCTGTGATGACTACCTCGAGATCGCGAAACAGCGCGACGACGAGTCGGCCGCCTACACGCTCGTGACCGCCCATCGAACCTTCCTCAAGCTGTTCGCCCCGTTCCTGCCACACGTCGTCGAGGAGATCTGGCAGGCGAAATACGCCAAAGCGGACGGAGCAACGTCGATCCACGTGACCGACTGGCCCGAGGTTCGCGGCTACGACGCCGACCTGGCCGCCGGCGAGACGGCGATGGCGACCATCGCCGCGCTGCGTGGCTACAAGACGACCCACGACATGGCGCTCAACGCGGATCTCGACCGGGTCGAGGTCTACGGCGACGTCACTGGCTTCGAGTCGGCGATCCAGCAGGCGATGCACGTCGAGACACTCGACGTCGTCGAGGACGACCCCGAGATCAGCACCGAGATCGTCGACATCGATCTCGATTACGCCACCGTCGGCCCGAAGTACGGCGACGAGGTCGGCGACATCGAAGGGGCTCTCGCGACTGGCGAGTACGAACTCGACGGCGACGTCCTCCACGCCGGCGACGTGACTCTCGAAGCCGACGAGTTCGAGGTGCGTGAAGAACACACCTACGCCGGCGAGGGCGAACTCGTCGAGACCGACGACGTGGCGATCGTCGTCCAGGCCTGA
- a CDS encoding DUF7857 domain-containing protein, whose protein sequence is MVELDTETIVEGGVTFVQATVTNTRGTSQAVRLENRLEGPPWPPRRAGIETPEWDGDYWEGTVQPGERRGLGYASPAEPIDQPLTVVDVRRVTSADRRDTSAVLRDLDGWRPPRALLADRR, encoded by the coding sequence ATGGTCGAATTGGACACGGAAACGATCGTCGAAGGCGGAGTGACGTTCGTCCAGGCCACCGTCACGAACACGCGCGGGACGAGCCAGGCCGTCCGGCTCGAAAATCGACTCGAGGGTCCGCCGTGGCCGCCCAGGCGGGCGGGAATCGAAACGCCGGAGTGGGACGGAGACTACTGGGAGGGGACCGTTCAGCCCGGGGAACGCCGCGGCCTGGGCTACGCCAGCCCGGCGGAGCCGATCGACCAACCGTTGACCGTCGTCGACGTGCGGCGGGTTACGTCCGCAGACCGGAGGGACACCAGCGCAGTCCTCCGTGACCTCGACGGGTGGCGACCGCCAAGAGCACTTCTGGCAGATCGGCGATGA
- a CDS encoding DUF7311 family protein produces the protein MIRYVLAILLTVALLGIGVAGVDHATTIRSEAQVETQIAEIESAVTSLHETEEPTPTEQAGARRVLELDLPSSGFASEPVDTFRIRPDAPGITTIEYRVDGRMTRTKHIETIIKNHNASDGTTDLSGVTGRVTLALSLTAARSAPGSDPGTYVTLRVLSRGR, from the coding sequence ATGATCCGATACGTCCTGGCGATCCTGCTGACGGTGGCGCTACTTGGAATCGGGGTGGCGGGCGTCGATCACGCCACGACAATTCGGAGTGAAGCGCAGGTCGAGACTCAGATCGCCGAGATCGAATCTGCGGTGACCTCACTCCACGAGACCGAGGAACCGACCCCGACGGAGCAAGCCGGCGCGCGACGCGTGCTCGAACTCGATCTACCGTCGTCGGGATTCGCGTCGGAACCGGTCGACACCTTTCGGATCAGACCGGACGCCCCCGGCATCACGACGATCGAGTATCGCGTCGATGGACGAATGACGCGCACGAAACACATCGAGACAATCATCAAAAATCACAATGCCTCGGATGGGACGACCGATCTGAGCGGGGTTACAGGCCGCGTGACTCTCGCGCTCTCGCTCACAGCGGCGAGAAGTGCTCCCGGGAGCGATCCGGGGACGTATGTCACGCTACGGGTGCTGTCGAGGGGTCGATGA
- a CDS encoding ATP-binding protein, with protein MTFVLGRGDADDDLPKMRLGTYRALDGSPGADLFLDLDRPHAMLVVGKRGYGKSYTLGVLAEGLAATPGIAPTIVDPMGIFGPLAGGSNGESNRDLGGDAIAATVFEEPTVAPDTLDPRSWCALLGLDPESGAGSLVWRAAQERSTLAGMRKHITDGDAPDRDERAALNHLRLAQSWGVFDAEGIDAEQLGGGEITVVDVSGHETAAMSAVCRGVGEALYRAGVSDSVDRLPWLLVDEAHTFFDGVAASALETILTRGRAPGVSLVSATQRPSAVPEVGVSQSDVLLSHRLTAGADLDALRRAQPTYMNGSLADRMPSQPGDVVIVDDATETVHAARVRERETPHGGDSPAVSETSYGQSIERNGRPEHVDVRPE; from the coding sequence ATGACGTTCGTCCTCGGCCGCGGTGACGCGGACGACGACCTGCCGAAGATGCGCCTCGGAACCTACCGAGCCCTCGACGGAAGTCCCGGTGCGGACCTATTTTTGGACCTCGACCGTCCGCACGCGATGCTCGTCGTCGGCAAGCGCGGCTACGGAAAGTCCTACACGCTTGGCGTGCTCGCGGAAGGGCTCGCCGCGACGCCCGGTATCGCGCCGACGATCGTCGATCCGATGGGAATCTTCGGGCCGCTCGCGGGCGGTTCGAATGGCGAATCGAACCGGGATTTGGGTGGCGATGCGATCGCCGCGACGGTCTTCGAAGAACCGACAGTCGCGCCCGACACCCTCGATCCGCGATCGTGGTGTGCGCTACTCGGTCTCGACCCCGAGAGCGGCGCGGGCAGTCTCGTCTGGCGAGCGGCACAGGAACGTTCGACGCTCGCAGGCATGCGCAAACATATCACTGACGGTGATGCCCCCGACCGGGACGAGCGTGCTGCTCTCAATCACCTCCGACTCGCCCAGTCCTGGGGCGTCTTCGACGCGGAGGGGATCGACGCCGAACAGCTCGGCGGCGGTGAGATCACGGTCGTCGACGTCTCTGGACACGAGACGGCGGCGATGAGCGCCGTCTGCCGGGGCGTCGGCGAAGCGCTCTACCGCGCCGGCGTGAGCGACAGCGTCGATCGGCTCCCGTGGCTGCTGGTCGATGAGGCACACACGTTCTTCGACGGCGTCGCGGCGAGCGCCCTCGAGACCATTCTCACGCGGGGGCGCGCACCCGGCGTAAGTCTCGTTTCAGCTACCCAGCGACCGAGTGCCGTCCCCGAGGTCGGGGTCTCACAGTCGGACGTTCTCCTCTCCCATCGACTGACTGCCGGGGCCGACCTCGACGCACTCAGGCGGGCCCAGCCGACGTACATGAACGGCTCACTGGCGGATCGGATGCCCAGCCAACCGGGCGATGTCGTCATCGTCGACGACGCCACGGAGACGGTCCACGCGGCCCGGGTTCGCGAGCGCGAGACGCCACACGGCGGTGACAGCCCGGCTGTGAGCGAAACCTCCTACGGCCAGTCCATCGAACGCAACGGACGGCCAGAGCATGTCGATGTGCGCCCAGAGTAG